Proteins encoded within one genomic window of uncultured Draconibacterium sp.:
- a CDS encoding sugar phosphate isomerase/epimerase family protein — protein sequence MKKTVIIFIALLLVSNVLLAQERPDPQPAPETKELFDIAMAGYTFVHFDIDKTIATMNRTDVHNLCIKDFHLPLNSTQTEINSFVKKLKDNGINGYAVGPIYMKSEKEIDQAFEYARRVGVKLIVAVPEYDLLPYVDKKVKEYGFNIAIHLHGPDINKYPDAKDVWEHVKDLDPRIGMCLDIGHDTRNGNDVVKDIKKYHSRVFDIHLKDVTGNTGAGYSVEVGRGIIDIPGVVKTLRKVKYTGMVSLEHERNMDNPFMGIAESIGYIRGVIAATQN from the coding sequence ATGAAAAAAACAGTAATTATTTTTATTGCTTTATTATTAGTTAGCAATGTATTATTAGCCCAGGAACGGCCGGATCCTCAGCCGGCACCCGAGACAAAAGAACTGTTTGATATTGCAATGGCAGGATACACTTTTGTACATTTCGATATTGATAAAACCATAGCCACAATGAATCGTACAGATGTACATAACCTATGTATCAAAGATTTTCATTTGCCGCTAAACAGCACTCAAACAGAAATAAATTCTTTTGTAAAAAAGCTAAAAGACAATGGAATTAATGGTTACGCCGTTGGTCCAATTTATATGAAGTCGGAAAAAGAAATAGATCAGGCTTTTGAATATGCCCGAAGAGTGGGGGTGAAACTTATTGTTGCGGTACCCGAATACGATTTGTTACCATACGTAGATAAGAAAGTAAAAGAGTATGGTTTCAATATTGCAATTCATTTACATGGGCCTGACATTAACAAATATCCCGATGCAAAAGATGTGTGGGAACATGTAAAAGATTTGGATCCAAGAATAGGAATGTGTCTGGATATTGGTCATGATACACGTAACGGAAACGATGTGGTTAAGGATATTAAAAAATACCATTCACGAGTTTTCGATATTCATTTAAAAGATGTTACCGGAAATACAGGTGCTGGCTATTCTGTTGAGGTTGGCCGTGGAATTATTGATATTCCCGGAGTAGTAAAAACGCTTCGGAAAGTAAAATATACCGGAATGGTAAGTTTGGAGCACGAACGTAACATGGACAACCCTTTTATGGGAATTGCAGAGTCAATTGGTTATATTCGCGGTGTAATTGCGGCTACGCAAAATTAA
- a CDS encoding GH92 family glycosyl hydrolase, with amino-acid sequence MIPNFKKALLISIAVLLFSCAQKENANKMKQPVDFVNPYMGNISHLLVPTYPTIHLPNSMLRVYPERGDYTGVELHALPLVVTSHRGSSAFRLSPFQGSENQIRPVVNYSFDQEQITPYSYAVYLDEQQILVNFGVSHQSAAYEIEFEKNAPSYLILTSGNGALSWDGKALSGYQWIANHTKVYIYLVPDKTPEVLAQLKGGELIEAQNAEGRNACMVLKYPQGTKVLNVDYGISFIDVKQAKANMYREVALKSIDEIQAKGRAIWNNALGKIEIEGGTPDEQAVFYTSLYRCYERPVCISEDGRYYSAFDKKVHNDNGRPFYTDDWIWDSYRAHHPLRVLLDKKKEEDILNSFVRMSEQMDNFWWPTFPEITGDSRRMNSNHGVATVIDGYRKGVRNFDLEKAYEACKGAITEKTLAPWSGEPAGELDEFYKKHGYIPAIQHGEKETIPEVNSGEKRQPVAVTLGTSYDEWCLSEIAGELGKEQDAVFFKKASYNYRNLFNGKTRFFHPKDKNGKFIEPFDYKFSGGMGARDYYGENNGWTYRWDVQHNIPDLIDLMGDEEQFVKELDRTFKESLGRSKFGFYAQLPDQTGNVGQFTMANEPSLHIPYLYNYAGQPWKTQKLIRKLIKEWFRNDLMGVPGDEDGGGMSAFVVFSAMGFYPVTPGIPEYSIGSPMFKHVSVNLENGRTFEIEAHNASDENKYIQSATLNGEKLSTPWISHEAIENGGKLIFEMGPKANRAWGVE; translated from the coding sequence ATGATACCTAATTTTAAAAAAGCATTGCTTATTAGCATTGCGGTTCTTCTATTTTCGTGTGCCCAAAAGGAAAATGCGAACAAAATGAAACAACCTGTGGATTTTGTAAATCCATACATGGGAAATATAAGCCACCTTTTAGTTCCAACTTATCCAACCATTCATTTACCCAACAGTATGTTGCGTGTTTATCCCGAGCGTGGCGATTATACTGGTGTTGAACTACATGCTTTACCTTTGGTAGTAACCAGTCATCGTGGAAGTTCTGCCTTTCGCTTAAGCCCGTTTCAGGGGAGCGAGAATCAGATAAGACCTGTCGTTAATTACAGTTTCGATCAGGAACAAATAACACCTTATTCGTATGCCGTTTATTTAGATGAACAGCAAATTCTGGTAAATTTTGGAGTGTCGCATCAATCGGCAGCCTACGAAATTGAGTTTGAAAAGAATGCTCCTTCATATTTAATTTTAACATCGGGAAATGGAGCATTAAGCTGGGATGGCAAAGCACTAAGTGGATACCAATGGATTGCCAACCATACCAAAGTGTATATCTATTTGGTTCCTGATAAAACGCCGGAAGTACTGGCGCAATTAAAAGGAGGTGAACTAATAGAAGCCCAAAATGCCGAAGGAAGAAATGCCTGTATGGTGCTAAAATATCCTCAGGGAACAAAAGTGCTAAATGTTGATTACGGAATTTCGTTTATTGATGTAAAACAAGCAAAAGCAAATATGTACCGCGAAGTTGCATTGAAAAGCATTGATGAAATTCAGGCAAAAGGCCGTGCTATTTGGAACAATGCACTCGGAAAAATTGAGATTGAAGGAGGAACTCCTGACGAACAAGCTGTCTTTTATACTTCGCTGTACCGCTGTTATGAGCGCCCGGTTTGTATTTCAGAAGATGGAAGATATTACAGTGCATTCGATAAAAAGGTACATAATGATAATGGACGTCCGTTTTACACCGACGACTGGATTTGGGATTCTTATCGGGCGCATCACCCCTTGCGGGTTTTACTGGATAAAAAGAAGGAAGAAGATATTCTTAATTCATTTGTCAGAATGTCAGAACAAATGGATAATTTCTGGTGGCCAACTTTCCCTGAAATTACCGGCGATAGTCGCCGGATGAATTCAAACCACGGCGTAGCAACAGTTATCGATGGTTACCGAAAGGGAGTGCGAAATTTCGATCTTGAAAAAGCATATGAAGCATGTAAAGGTGCAATTACCGAAAAAACATTGGCTCCCTGGTCGGGGGAACCTGCCGGCGAGTTAGATGAGTTTTACAAAAAGCACGGCTATATTCCGGCTATACAGCATGGCGAAAAAGAGACTATTCCAGAGGTTAATTCCGGCGAAAAACGCCAGCCGGTTGCAGTAACACTGGGTACTTCCTATGATGAATGGTGTTTATCGGAAATTGCCGGCGAGTTGGGTAAAGAACAAGATGCGGTTTTTTTCAAAAAAGCGTCGTACAATTACCGAAATCTGTTTAACGGAAAAACCCGTTTTTTTCATCCAAAAGATAAAAACGGGAAATTTATTGAACCGTTTGATTATAAGTTCTCTGGCGGGATGGGGGCACGAGATTATTACGGAGAGAATAATGGATGGACCTACCGTTGGGATGTTCAACACAATATTCCTGATTTAATCGATTTGATGGGTGATGAAGAGCAATTTGTGAAAGAGCTTGACCGTACATTTAAAGAGTCGCTTGGACGCAGTAAATTTGGTTTTTATGCTCAGTTACCCGATCAAACCGGTAATGTAGGGCAATTTACAATGGCTAATGAGCCTTCGTTACATATTCCGTATTTATACAATTACGCAGGGCAACCCTGGAAAACCCAGAAACTTATCAGGAAACTTATTAAAGAGTGGTTCCGAAACGATTTAATGGGTGTTCCCGGCGATGAAGACGGAGGAGGAATGTCGGCTTTTGTCGTTTTTTCGGCAATGGGATTTTATCCGGTAACTCCCGGTATTCCTGAGTACTCAATTGGTAGCCCCATGTTTAAACATGTATCGGTTAATCTGGAGAATGGGAGAACGTTTGAGATTGAAGCTCATAATGCTTCTGACGAAAACAAATATATTCAGTCGGCAACATTAAATGGCGAAAAATTGAGCACTCCATGGATTTCGCACGAAGCTATTGAAAATGGCGGAAAACTGATTTTTGAAATGGGGCCAAAAGCAAACAGAGCCTGGGGCGTTGAATAA
- a CDS encoding SGNH/GDSL hydrolase family protein, producing the protein MKALLCILTLSLFVEISVQAQDWPDLGRFKDANEKLISKEHDPERVVFMGNSITENWGKADPDYFSGHFVNRGISGQVTPQMLIRFRSDVVDLKPAIVVILAGTNDIAGNKGPSTLKMIMDNLKSMTEIAQSNGIKVLLCSVLPAYDYPWRSGKEPNVKIPALNKMIKEYAEEANVTYVDCFTPMVNGKNGMKKELTKDGVHPTTAGYEVMQPIIENAIKETLSE; encoded by the coding sequence ATGAAAGCATTATTATGTATTTTAACTTTATCGCTGTTTGTGGAAATATCAGTTCAAGCGCAAGACTGGCCGGATCTTGGCCGTTTTAAAGATGCAAACGAAAAGCTGATAAGTAAAGAACATGATCCCGAACGGGTCGTTTTTATGGGGAATTCCATAACTGAAAACTGGGGGAAAGCTGATCCTGATTATTTCTCCGGGCACTTCGTAAATCGTGGTATTAGTGGCCAGGTAACTCCTCAAATGCTAATCCGGTTTCGATCTGATGTGGTCGATCTCAAACCAGCGATAGTAGTTATTTTGGCCGGAACAAATGATATTGCTGGAAACAAAGGGCCATCAACACTTAAAATGATAATGGATAACCTGAAATCGATGACCGAAATTGCACAAAGCAACGGCATTAAAGTTCTGCTTTGTTCTGTTTTGCCCGCATACGATTACCCATGGAGATCGGGCAAAGAACCAAACGTAAAAATTCCGGCATTAAATAAAATGATAAAGGAATATGCCGAAGAGGCAAATGTTACTTATGTCGATTGTTTTACTCCAATGGTAAATGGCAAAAATGGCATGAAAAAAGAGCTTACAAAAGACGGAGTTCATCCAACTACTGCTGGTTATGAGGTGATGCAACCAATTATTGAGAACGCAATTAAAGAAACATTATCGGAATAG